The window AGCAGCAACAAGCTGATGAGCTCGTATTTTTAGACATTACGGCCACCGTTGATGCGCGGACTACTATGCGCGATGTGGTTCAAGAAATCTCCACACAAGTATTTATGCCACTCACCGTGGGGGGTGGTATCAAGAGCGTTGATGATATGACGGCTTTGTTAAAAGCTGGTGCCGACAAGGTATCTTTGAACTCCGCGGCTCTCGTTAACCCTGAGCTCATCACAGAAGGGGCTCAAAAGTTTGGCAATCAATGTATGGTGGTAGCCATCGACGTGAAAACCGATGAAAAAACTGGTGAATGGTATGCTTACACTCATGGTGGGCGCAACCGTACAGAATGGAAAGCTCTCGACTGGGCTAAAGAGGCCGTAGCTCGTGGAGCAGGAGAGTTGCTAGTGACAAGTATGGACAAAGATGGCACGAAATCCGGCTTTGATATTGAACTATATAAGGCTCTAGAGTCCGTCGTAAATGTACCTATCATCGCCTCTGGAGGGGCAGGTAAGGTTGAGGATTTTATAGATCTCTTTAAGCAAACCAGCGTTACCGGTGCACTGGCGGCATCTATATTCCACTTCGGAGAAGTTAAAATTCCTGAACTCAAACAAGAACTACGAGCTCACGGAATTACAGTACGCTAAAACAGATTTAAAAAATTATTATCTCTCGTAAGTTCTTTACTAGTCTATATGTCCAGAGTTAGTTAAATAGTTTATTTATAGATAAACAGAAAATAGAAATAGCAATAGATAGAGACACAAGCTAATATAGGATAACAGATTATTGATTACTTTTAATAAAGGATAGAATATGAAACCGGATTTTGAAAAAGGAAATGGCTTGTTGCCGACGGTTGTGCAGGATGCGGAGACAAAGGACGTCCTCATGGTGGCGTGGATGAACGAAGAAAGCTTTCACAAGACACTAGAAACAAGGGAAACGTGGTTTTGGTCTCGGTCTCGTCAAGAACTATGGCATAAGGGTGGTACCAGTGGCAATGTGCAGCATGTATTGAGCATGGCTCTCGATTGTGATGGCGACACCTTGCTCATTCAAGTTAAGCCTGAAGGTCCTGCCTGTCATACCGGGCGTACAAGCTGTTTCTTTAATGAAGTAGAACGGAGTTAAACATGGCACAGCAAACACTGAACGAATTATACGAAATTATTAAAAATCGCAAGGCACAGCCAAAGGAAGGTTCTTATACGAATTATTTATTCGACAAAGGACTTGATAAAATCTTGAAAAAAGTTGGTGAAGAGGCTACAGAGGTAGTAATCGCCGCAAAAAATGATGATCCTCAAGAGCTGATTTACGAGACGGCAGATGTGTTATATCACTTGCTTGTGTTATTAGTAGAGAAAAATATTCCATACGAAGCCATTGAAGCTGAGCTAGCGAGCCGCGAAGGGGTCGTTAGCAAGACTACGGAGCGCCCAGAAATTACAAATTTATAATGTATATCCTATTATGAGCTCAGACATATGAGCTCTGGTGGAGTTCATATGTGTTTTTTATGTGTTATATGAGTTATATGCGTTATATGCGTTAAGGAATAGATAGAAAGGATAGCCTATGAAAGAGATAATTCGCACATTGAAACCTTATATACCTGAGGAGCCGGCTGAAGCGGTGAAAGAGCGCCTTGGTATCGACAGATTGGTACGCTTGTCGGCAAATGAAAATCCATACGGCACATCGCCATTGGTACGGGAGGCTATCCTTAGTTATGTAACACATAATGATGCCAACTACTATCCGGATGGCAATGCTACCGATTTGCGCATGAAATTAGCAAATTACTGGCAGGTGCAACCTGAGCAACTCGTCATCGGCGTAGGTCTAGATGAGGTGATCGCCATGGTCAATAAAACATTGATTACCACTGGTGACTCCATCGTAGTAAGCGTGCCAGCCTTTTCGGAATATGCCTTGAATGGCCTCGTGGAAGGTGCTGAGATTCGCGAGGTGCCAGCTGATTTTGAAACGGGGCAGTATGACTTTTCTGCTCTCGTGAAAGCTGTAGATGAAACGACACGCCTCGTGTGGATCTGTAATCCTAATAACCCAACGGGCACCTATGAGTCTGTTGAAGATATCCGCAAATTTGTAGCAGCTGTACCAAAGGATACCTTGGTCATCATAGATGAGGCATATGTCGATTTTGTCACTTCTGTAGCAGTTCCTACGGCACGTGCGCTATTGGATGAATTTCCTAATGTGGCTATCATGCGTACCTTCTCGAAGGCCTATGGCCTTGCTAACTACCGTGTAGGCTACATGATGACATCTTTAGAATTGGCCAATTATATGCAAACTATTCGCTTGCCGTACAATTTGAATACCTTATCTCAAGTGGCTGCAGAAGCCGCTTTCGGTGATCAAGAATTCGTGGCGAGAACGGTCTCTCAAAATGCAGAAGAGCGAACAAAATGGGAAAGCCTCTTTGATGAGCTAGGTATTCACTACTATAAAAGCGAAGCAAATTTTATCTTCTTTGCATCGCCTGATGCGGAAGGCCTTGCAGATGCTTGGCTCAAATCAGGTTACCAAGTGCGCCGAGGTCAACGAGAAGGATGGTTACGCCTTACGATTCCAATGCCTCAAGATGGGGATATTATGCGCAGGATATTAAGAGATTTCATGAATTAATTTGTACAGAATAACGTATAATTTGTAATATGTTTTACTTTATCTTATCGTGTTTTACCCTATAGAATGGAGTTTATTATGATTGCCATTATAGATTATGATGCAGGGAATACCTTCAATGTCCAGAAAGCCTTAGCTTATATTGGTCTTGAGGCAGTGCTAACGGCAGATCCTGAGACCATACTAAATGCTGATGGCGTTCTCTTGCCAGGTGTAGGCGCATATGCGCCGGCGATGGCAGTTCTAAAAGAGCATGGTTTAGTTGATGTCATTCATGAGGTAGTAAAGCGTGAAATTCCTTTATTAGGTATTTGTTTAGGAATGCAACTTTTATTTGAAGAGTCTGAAGAATACGGCCCAACGCCCGGTTTAGGCCTTATTCCCGGTAAGGTAAAAGAAATTCCTCGCAACATTGGCCTTAGCGTGCCTCATATGGGTTGGAATAAAAATGTAGTACACCAGCCTCATAGTGCTTTTAGCAATGTAGATGATCAATATACATATTTCGTTCATTCCTATTATGTGGATACAGATCCTGAATATATAACATCTACTGCAAATTATGGTATCGATGTACCTGGCATTGTAGAACGTGGTAGAGTGTATGGAATGCAATTCCATCCCGAAAAAAGTGGTGTCGTAGGTCTAAATTTGTTGCGTACATTTGGGACTATTACAAAAACTTATAGAGCAGCAGCAAAATAGGGATATAGCTATCTTTCATTACAGATAGGAATAAGTCATTCAGTAACCAATATATCTAGGATAATAACGGCATCTCATAGGTAGAGGATGCCGTTATTATGCTTTATAGTTATACTTAACTTTCAAAATGAGAAATTAATAATTGACACCTTGTTGATTAGTTATACAATAATGTTGTAAGTACTAACATTTTAGGAAGCCATTGTGGCATGGATACGATACATAAGTTTTATCAGTAATATTCATATACTCCATGTCACGTGATTATTGGAGGTGTTTATATGGTTATGAATGGTATTTACTTAGTTATTGCCTCCGCGTGTATTCTAATTTTAGCGTACCGCTTTTATGGGGCTTTTATAGCGGCTAAGGTACTGACATTGGATCAATATCGTCCAACGCCAGCTATGGTTCACAATGATGGTCACGATTACGTGCCAACCAACAAATGGGTAACCTTTGGTCATCACTTTGCAGCAATTGCTGGTGCAGGGCCACTTGTAGGTCCTGTTATCGCAGCACAGTTTGGGTATTTGCCTGGGGCATTATGGATCCTAATTGGTTCCGTATTAGCCGGTGCTGTACATGATATGGTTATCTTGTTTGCTTCCGTTCGTTATGATGGTAAATCGATTGCGGATATTGCTCGCGAAGAAATCAGTAAACTTGCTGGTTTTGGTGCTATGCTCGCTACCTTATTCCTATTGATCATTACCCTTGCTGGTATGGCTGTAGTAGTAGCTAATGCATTGCATAACTCTCCTTGGGGATTCTTCTCCGTATTTGCTACCATTCCAATCGCTATTTTTATTGGTATTTATTTGAAATGGTTGCGTCCTGGTAAAATCCAAGAGGCGACTATTATTGGGGTAGCCTTAATCTTCGCAGCTATCATCTACGGTCCAAATGTAGCGGCTAGCGAATATGCATCTTGGTTTACATACGACTTGCAAACCATTGAAATTATGCTTGCTGTGTATGGTTTCTTTGCAGCTGCATTGCCAGTATGGTTGTTACTTGCTCCTCGTGACTATTTGTCCACATACCTTAAAATCGGTACAATCGGCGCATTGGCACTTGGTATTATCATTGTAATGCCTGAAATTCAAATGCCAGCTGTAACTCCTTACATCTGGGGCGGCGGTCCTGTATTGAAAGGTTCCGTATTCCCTTACATCTTCATTACTATCGCATGTGGTGCGTTATCTGGCTTCCATACTGTTATTGCTACTGGTACAACACCTAAAATGCTTACTAATGAAAAAGAAATTTTACCTATCGGTTATGGTGCGATGTTAACAGAAGGCTTCATCGCTATGATGGCGTTGATTGCTGCTACTGCATTGCATCCAGATGATTACTTTGCGATTAACTCCACAGTTGAGTCATTCAAAGCTTTAGGCCTTCAAGTTCATGAATTGCCAGCATTGTCTGCAATGGTTGGTGAAGACTTGATGCACCGTCCTGGTGGTGCCGTATCCCTTGCAGTAGGTATGGCTCATATCTTCTCCAGATTGCCTAATATGGATCACTTGATGGGTTACTGGTATCACTTCTGTATCATGTTCGAAGCATTGTTCATCATGACATTGATCGATGCTGGTACTCGTGTAGGTCGTTACTTACTTCAAGAATTATTAGGTCATTTCCATCCTAAATTTAACGACCAACACTGGGCTCCTGGTGTGTATGGTTGTGCCGCTTTAATTTGTATCTTGTGGGGCTACCTAGTTCTACAAGGTAATATCGGTATTATCTGGCCTCTATTTGGTGTATCGAACCAATTATTAGGTACCATGACATTGGCCGTAGGTACTACAGCTATCATGAGACTTGGTCGCAAACGCTATGCATGGGTAACAGGTATTCCTTGTATTTTAATGGCTATCGTGGCTATCGCTGCAGACTATGAAAATGTATTCTACAGCTATATTCCTGCTGGTAAATGGATTTTAGTAGCATTTAGTGTTGCTATGTTCCTCATGATTCTTATCGTATTGGTAGAAGCCGTACGTAGTTGGATCCGCTTGTCCAATATTCCTCAAGATTATCGTACACAAGCTGAAATCGAAGCTGAAAGCCTTGTAAAATACGGTAAAGAAGTAAAAGCATAAGATTGATTATTGCAATATATAAAGTGCACTCACATTTGTGAGTGCACTTTTAATCTATAAATTTGCTGCTTTTTTTATAAAATAGTTAGGTAATGGCGTCTTGCATGCAAAGTTTTCTGTGAGCAAGGCGCTTTTTGTATGGAAAAGAGTTTCTTATGGTCAATATGATTGATACAGTTAACACCGCATGGGTATTGTTATTTGAACATGTTATAATAGGGCTATGAAACATTATATACGTTCTTATTGGACAAAATATAAACAATTGTATAAGAAAGGCCTAAAAGGCATTGCTGCCTTTCTTGCCATTGGAGTGATTATAGTCTTTGTACTAGCAACCATTGCTAGTCGTGGAATGGGCGTTATTTTTAATGAGGTTATGGCTCGACAAACTATGATGCGTGGCACGGTTACTGTTGAAAGTTTATCTGCTACACCGTGGGGGACTTTGACTTTTACAGGCCTGGTTTGGAAAGACCCAGAAGGGCATGAGTTGCTCAATGCACCGAGCGGGAAGGTCCGCGTTAATATGTGGGATGTGGTGACACGTAATTTTAAGCCCTCTGCTATCGAGGGTATTGAATTAGATGATGCGGTTGTAGTCGTTGATTTAGACGATAATAATCGGTTAGATTTCGCGCCCATATCTCCAGATGTACATAAACCAATTAACGAGATAGAGCCCCGTCCCAAAGCACCTAGAAAGACTACACAAGAACGGCAAGAGGAACTAGGTAAGAAAGTACGTAACTTCAATTGGGCGGGCCAACATTTAGATTTGAAGATTAGGCTTAGAAACAGTCAGTTAGAGGTCTTTAACAGAAATCGTCATTATGTGATAAAGGATGTAAACGCTAGAATTGACCTTGATAGTAAGAGGGCCATTCGTATCGATATGGAGACGGGCAAATTTGGTGGTACCGCCATAGGGGATGGTCTCGTATTAAAAGGTCGTGTAGATTTAAAGGATGTTTTAAAGCAGCGCATGCCTCAATTGGATCTACAATTTGATGTGAAAGGGGTGGATCCGTCATCTCTAGGCTTTGGTGAGAATATTCATGATGCCATGACCTTGCTTACAAAGGTAACAGGTGATTTTAATCGTCCTTTTGCTAAAGGTCGGGTAACGATGCCTATTTTACGCATCCCTGCACTTACCTTTGAGAATGTAGTAGGAGATGTGACGTACCAAGATGGTATTTTGAATTTTGAAAACGTTAGTGCCAATGTATACAGCGGTAAATTGGAGGCTAAGGGTGTATATAATTTGGACACTCGAGCCTATACGATTACAGGCGTAGCAAAGGATTTAGATAGTAGTGTAGCCCTTAAAGCGCCTGAGTTTCTCGTGCCCGTATCGGCAAATTTGAACTTTAAAAGCGAAGGCCAACCTCGAGACATGGAGGTATGGGGGAACTTCTGGTCTGGTGAAGGGCACTATATGCTGATTCCGATTCAAAGCATTACGGGAAACTTTCACAATAAAGGGCGACATTTATCCTTTAGCGATGTGAAAGTAAATACGAAAATCACCACTATTACTACGGATGCTCTGCGCATCGATGATGGACAGCTCACGATGGGGCCGCTTAATATTACTTCTCACGGGGGTAGTAATTTTATTCTGTATGATGAGTCATTTGATGAAATTGATGCGGATATGGCTCGAATTAAAGATGGTATGAAACAAGCTAAAGAGAATAGTAAAAGTGCTTCTGAATCAGCAAATGGCATCGATAAGTCTGGGTTCACATCGCCGGACATGAAAGAATCGATAAAAGACCTGAAGCGGAGTATAGACTCGGCAAAAGATAGCTTAGATAATGTGTCAAAAGGCATCAAGCAATGAAAGACATTTAGTAATAAAATACATTGAGAAGTAAAAAGCAACAAGAAATAATAACGTATCAAAAATAATAAAAAGATGGCAATTCATCAGCGTGATGAATTGCCATCTTTAAGTTATAAGGTATTACACTGAATTTAGTTATACGAAAGATTTTATTATCTGTCTAATCCGCTAGAACGTTGGTATTCAGTATCTTCTGTGTCTTTGGTATCCGTTTTTGTATTAGTTCGTTTTACCTTAATAAGAGGTTTCTTTTCTTTGGTTTCCTCTTCTTCGTATGGAATTACTTTATCTCCTTGATCCGGTAAGAATGTTTCGATACCGTTTCGTTTGCCTTTTTGCGTGTTAGTGTCAGCGGACAATTGACTTT of the Veillonella parvula genome contains:
- the hisF gene encoding imidazole glycerol phosphate synthase subunit HisF, which codes for MLAKRIIPCLDVDDGRVKKGVNFVNLVDVGSPVDIAASYEQQQADELVFLDITATVDARTTMRDVVQEISTQVFMPLTVGGGIKSVDDMTALLKAGADKVSLNSAALVNPELITEGAQKFGNQCMVVAIDVKTDEKTGEWYAYTHGGRNRTEWKALDWAKEAVARGAGELLVTSMDKDGTKSGFDIELYKALESVVNVPIIASGGAGKVEDFIDLFKQTSVTGALAASIFHFGEVKIPELKQELRAHGITVR
- the hisI gene encoding phosphoribosyl-AMP cyclohydrolase, producing MKPDFEKGNGLLPTVVQDAETKDVLMVAWMNEESFHKTLETRETWFWSRSRQELWHKGGTSGNVQHVLSMALDCDGDTLLIQVKPEGPACHTGRTSCFFNEVERS
- the hisE gene encoding phosphoribosyl-ATP diphosphatase, translating into MAQQTLNELYEIIKNRKAQPKEGSYTNYLFDKGLDKILKKVGEEATEVVIAAKNDDPQELIYETADVLYHLLVLLVEKNIPYEAIEAELASREGVVSKTTERPEITNL
- the hisC gene encoding histidinol-phosphate transaminase, with product MKEIIRTLKPYIPEEPAEAVKERLGIDRLVRLSANENPYGTSPLVREAILSYVTHNDANYYPDGNATDLRMKLANYWQVQPEQLVIGVGLDEVIAMVNKTLITTGDSIVVSVPAFSEYALNGLVEGAEIREVPADFETGQYDFSALVKAVDETTRLVWICNPNNPTGTYESVEDIRKFVAAVPKDTLVIIDEAYVDFVTSVAVPTARALLDEFPNVAIMRTFSKAYGLANYRVGYMMTSLELANYMQTIRLPYNLNTLSQVAAEAAFGDQEFVARTVSQNAEERTKWESLFDELGIHYYKSEANFIFFASPDAEGLADAWLKSGYQVRRGQREGWLRLTIPMPQDGDIMRRILRDFMN
- the hisH gene encoding imidazole glycerol phosphate synthase subunit HisH, whose amino-acid sequence is MIAIIDYDAGNTFNVQKALAYIGLEAVLTADPETILNADGVLLPGVGAYAPAMAVLKEHGLVDVIHEVVKREIPLLGICLGMQLLFEESEEYGPTPGLGLIPGKVKEIPRNIGLSVPHMGWNKNVVHQPHSAFSNVDDQYTYFVHSYYVDTDPEYITSTANYGIDVPGIVERGRVYGMQFHPEKSGVVGLNLLRTFGTITKTYRAAAK
- a CDS encoding carbon starvation protein A; its protein translation is MVMNGIYLVIASACILILAYRFYGAFIAAKVLTLDQYRPTPAMVHNDGHDYVPTNKWVTFGHHFAAIAGAGPLVGPVIAAQFGYLPGALWILIGSVLAGAVHDMVILFASVRYDGKSIADIAREEISKLAGFGAMLATLFLLIITLAGMAVVVANALHNSPWGFFSVFATIPIAIFIGIYLKWLRPGKIQEATIIGVALIFAAIIYGPNVAASEYASWFTYDLQTIEIMLAVYGFFAAALPVWLLLAPRDYLSTYLKIGTIGALALGIIIVMPEIQMPAVTPYIWGGGPVLKGSVFPYIFITIACGALSGFHTVIATGTTPKMLTNEKEILPIGYGAMLTEGFIAMMALIAATALHPDDYFAINSTVESFKALGLQVHELPALSAMVGEDLMHRPGGAVSLAVGMAHIFSRLPNMDHLMGYWYHFCIMFEALFIMTLIDAGTRVGRYLLQELLGHFHPKFNDQHWAPGVYGCAALICILWGYLVLQGNIGIIWPLFGVSNQLLGTMTLAVGTTAIMRLGRKRYAWVTGIPCILMAIVAIAADYENVFYSYIPAGKWILVAFSVAMFLMILIVLVEAVRSWIRLSNIPQDYRTQAEIEAESLVKYGKEVKA
- a CDS encoding membrane biogenesis protein AsmA, producing MKHYIRSYWTKYKQLYKKGLKGIAAFLAIGVIIVFVLATIASRGMGVIFNEVMARQTMMRGTVTVESLSATPWGTLTFTGLVWKDPEGHELLNAPSGKVRVNMWDVVTRNFKPSAIEGIELDDAVVVVDLDDNNRLDFAPISPDVHKPINEIEPRPKAPRKTTQERQEELGKKVRNFNWAGQHLDLKIRLRNSQLEVFNRNRHYVIKDVNARIDLDSKRAIRIDMETGKFGGTAIGDGLVLKGRVDLKDVLKQRMPQLDLQFDVKGVDPSSLGFGENIHDAMTLLTKVTGDFNRPFAKGRVTMPILRIPALTFENVVGDVTYQDGILNFENVSANVYSGKLEAKGVYNLDTRAYTITGVAKDLDSSVALKAPEFLVPVSANLNFKSEGQPRDMEVWGNFWSGEGHYMLIPIQSITGNFHNKGRHLSFSDVKVNTKITTITTDALRIDDGQLTMGPLNITSHGGSNFILYDESFDEIDADMARIKDGMKQAKENSKSASESANGIDKSGFTSPDMKESIKDLKRSIDSAKDSLDNVSKGIKQ